The following DNA comes from Camelina sativa cultivar DH55 chromosome 14, Cs, whole genome shotgun sequence.
ctttttttatttttacttatttataagattatgtcatttgaaatatatccaaagcattgccaactatttctttgattttacaaaaccaaagaaaaataatataataaaactataccaccaaattttatgtgtagtagattttgttattaaactataaaaaatctacctatcaaaaaaaactatacaaaatctaccttttccttttaaaatcattttttattttgtattttcaaaagtgatagttttaaatactttttttatttttacttatttataagattatgtcatttgaaatatatccaaagcattgccaactatttctttgattttacaaaaccaaagaaaaataatataataaaactataccaccaaattttatgtgtagtagattttgttattaaactataaaaaatctacctatcaaaaaaaactatacaaaatctaccttttccttttaaaatcattttttattttgtattttcaaaagtgatagttttaaatactttttttatttttacttatttataagattatgtcatttgaaatatatccaaagcattgccaactatttctttgattttacaaaaccaaagaaaaataatataataaaactataccaccaaattttatgtgtagtagattttgttattaaactataaaaaatctacctatcaaaaaaaactatacaaaatctaccttttccttttaaaatcattttttattttgtattttcaaaagtgatagttttaaatactttttttatttttacttatttataagattatgtcatttgaaatatatccaaagcattgccaactatttctttgattttacaaaaccaaagaaaaataatataataaaactataccaccaaattttatgtgtagtagattttgttattaaactataaaaaatctacctatcaaaaaaaactatacaaaatctaccttttccttttaaaatcattttttattttgtattttcaaaagtgatagttttaaatactttttttatttttacttatttataagattatgtcatttgaaatatatccaaagcattgccaactatttctttgattttacaaaaccaaagaaaaataatataataaaactataccaccaaattttatgtgtagtagattttgttattaaactataaaaaatctacctatcaaaaaaaactatacaaaatctaccttttccttttaaaatcattttttattttgtattttcaaaagtgatagttttaaatactttttttatttttacttatttataagattatgtcatttgaaatatatccaaagcattgccaactatttctttgattttacaaaaccaaagaaaaataatataataaaactataccaccaaattttatgtgtagtagattttgttattaaactataaaaaatctacctatcaaaaaaaactatacaaaatctaccttttccttttaaaatcattttttattttgtattttcaaaagtgatagttttaaatactttttttatttttacttatttataagattatgtcatttgaaatatatccaaagcattgccaactatttctttgattttacaaaaccaaagaaaaataatataataaaactataccaccaaattttatgtgtagtagattttgttattaaactataaaaaatctacctatcaaaaaaaactatacaaaatctaccttttccttttaaaatcattttttattttgtattttcaaaagtgatagttttaaatactttttttatttttacttatttataagattatgtcatttgaaatatatccaaagcattgccaactatttctttgattttacaaaaccaaagaaaaataatataataaaactataccaccaaattttatgtgtagtagattttgttattaaactataaaaaatctacctatcaaaaaaaactatacaaaatctaccttttccttttaaaatcattttttattttgtattttcaaaagtgatagttttaaatactttttttatttttacttatttataagattatgtcatttgaaatatatccaaagcattgccaactatttctttgattttacaaaaccaaagaaaaataatataataaaactataccaccaaattttatgtgtagtagattttgttattaaactataaaaaatctacctatcaaaaaaaactatacaaaatctaccttttccttttaaaatcattttttattttgtattttcaaaagtgatagttttaaatactttttttatttttacttatttataagattatgtcatttgaaatatatccaaagcattgccaactatttctttgattttacaaaaccaaagaaaaataatataataaaactataccaccaaattttatgtgtagtagattttgttattaaactataaaaaatctacctatcaaaaaaaactatacaaaatctaccttttccttttaaaatcattttttattttgtattttcaaaagtgatagttttaaatactttttttatttttacttatttataagattatgtcatttgaaatatatccaaagcattgccaactatttctttgattttacaaaaccaaagaaaaataatataataaaactataccaccaaattttatgtgtagtagattttgttattaaactataaaaaatctacctatcaaaaaaaactatacaaaatctaccttttccttttaaaatcattttttattttgtattttcaaaagtgatagttttaaatactttttttatttttacttatttataagattatgtcatttgaaatatatccaaagcattgccaactatttctttgattttacaaaaccaaagaaaaataatataataaaactataccaccaaattttatgtgtagtagattttgttattaaactataaaaaatctacctatcaaaaaaaactatacaaaatctaccttttccttttaaaatcattttttattttgtattttcaaaagtgatagttttaaatactttttttatttttacttatttataagattatgtcatttgaaatatatccaaagcattgccaactatttctttgattttacaaaaccaaagaaaaataatataataaaactataccaccaaattttatgtgtagtagattttgttattaaactataaaaaatctacctatcaaaaaaaactatacaaaatctaccttttccttttaaaatcattttttattttgtattttcaaaagtgatagttttaaatactttttttatttttacttatttataagattatgtcatttgaaatatatccaaagcattgccaactatttctttgattttacaaaaccaaagaaaaataatataataaaactataccaccaaattttatgtgtagtagattttgttattaaactataaaaaatctacctatcaaaaaaaactatacaaaatctaccttttccttttaaaatcattttttattttgtattttcaaaagtgatagttttaaatactttttttatttttacttatttataagattatgtcatttgaaatatatccaaagcattgccaactatttctttgattttacaaaaccaaagaaaaataatataataaaactataccaccaaattttatgtgtagtagattttgttattaaactataaaaaatctacctatcaaaaaaaactatacaaaatctaccttttccttttaaaatcattttttattttgtattttcaaaagtgatagttttaaatactttttttatttttacttatttataagattatgtcatttgaaatatatccaaagcattgccaactatttctttgattttacaaaaccaaagaaaaataatataataaaactataccaccaaattttatgtgtagtagattttgttattaaactataaaaaatctacctatcaaaaaaaactatacaaaatctaccttttccttttaaaatcattttttattttgtattttcaaaagtgatagttttaaatactttttttatttttacttatttataagattatgtcatttgaaatatatccaaagcattgccaactatttctttgattttacaaaaccaaagaaaaataatataataaaactataccaccaaattttatgtgtagtagattttgttattaaactataaaaaatctacctatcaaaaaaaactatacaaaatctaccttttccttttaaaatcattttttattttgtattttcaaaagtgatagttttaaatactttttttatttttacttatttataagattatgtcatttgaaatatatccaaagcattgccaactatttctttgattttacaaaaccaaagaaaaataatataataaaactataccaccaaattttatgtgtagtagattttgttattaaactataaaaaatctacctatcaaaaaaaactatacaaaatctaccttttccttttaaaatcattttttattttgtattttcaaaagtgatagttttaaatactttttttatttttacttatttataagattatgtcatttgaaatatatccaaagcattgccaactatttctttgattttacaaaaccaaagaaaaataatataataaaactataccaccaaattttatgtgtagtagattttgttattaaactataaaaaatctacctatcaaaaaaaactatacaaaatctaccttttccttttaaaatcattttttattttgtattttcaaaagtgatagttttaaatactttttttatttttacttatttataagattatgtcatttgaaatatatccaaagcattgccaactatttctttgattttacaaaaccaaagaaaaataatataataaaactataccaccaaattttatgtgtagtagattttgttattaaactataaaaaatctacctatcaaaaaaaactatacaaaatctaccttttccttttaaaatcattttttattttgtattttcaaaagtgatagttttaaatactttttttatttttacttatttataagattatgtcatttgaaatatatccaaagcattgccaactatttctttgattttacaaaaccaacctttgattttacaaaaccaacttttgttttataattattagGCCTAATAATTATCTTCTAGATATATGCTCTATGTAAATAAATcgaattttcattattttcttcctttctttttcttattaaaaacaaagaaatagttggcaatgtcttagatatatttcaaatgacataatcttataaatgtGACATCTCGGTTTCAGagcttgcagagaggtttaaaagaattgatttgaccacctatgtcatcaaagtgcaattatcttttcggtcaagcgtcttgagagaactccagagttaagtatgcttgagctggagtaatctcaagatgggtgaccttccggtaagtgactgtcggaattgtgcgagtgaggacaaaacacatgaaaggatcatgtggtgatttgtaggtaCGATAACAAGCCTTTAAAAAACCttccagacgtagcaaaccggctgTCGAATATGGATAGGCTCACGGGCTTAGTGAGAGtatgtgaggcccattaaggaaaatGGACCCATGGACTGGGGTTGGACATGGGTCCACTGAGGTGGCGGTTGGGGCgtttacaagtggtatcagagtcGAACcaagacgagtgtggagtcaagtgggctcacaccgtcgggggtgatAGTCTTGGTGTGCAatgaggacgttgcgatctgttagtgggggtgaattgtgacaccccagttTCACAGACTTGCGgagatgtttaaaagaattgatttggccacctatgtcaccaaagtgcacttatcttttcagtcaagggtcttgagagaactctagagttaagtaTGCTTGAGTTGGAGTAGTCTCagaatgggtgaccttccgggaagtgactgtcggaattGTGccagtgaggacaaaacacataaaaagatcatgtggtgatttgtaggaatGGTAACAAGcctttaaaacctcccggacgtagcaaaccggctgTCGGATATGGATAAGCTCACGGGcttagtgagaggacgtgagacccattaaggaaAATGcacccatggactgggattggacatggggccacTGAGAGGTGACGGTCGGGGCGTGTACAAGTGGTATCATAGTCGAACCCAGAAGAGTGTGGAGTcaagtgggctcacaccgtcgggggtgacggtcttggtgtgcAACGAGGACGTTACGATCCGTTAGTGGCAGTGAATTGTGACACTTCTGTTATAGAGACTTGCGtagagatttaaaagaattgatttggtcatctatgtcaccaaagtgtaGTTATCTTTTCAGTCAAGGCTAGTACCATTTGAAAACCACACAACTTAAAGAAAATAACTTTCATActttattaattcataaaatGAGTTCAGAAAACATTCATACGAAAATGACGAAAGGCCTAAGGCCAAAATACGATTAActtaaattattacaaaaacagCTTGCAAAGGCAATACAACTCTACACCGGCTGGCCTAACGTCCTGAGCTCCCCCTAAGGCTTTTccccactaaggttacctgcaaaacaaaatatggagtcttgagtgctaaTCACTCAGTGAGTTCGGGAACCTAACAAGAACCAaaacccaaccccaaccccagCAAGCAACACACAACATGCAAGACTAAGCTATCAACATGAAAAACTAAGCTAAGCTATCAACATGAAAAActaagctatcaacatgcaagactaaactatcaacatgcaagcaagcaaacaaacaagccTATGCTACAACATGCAAGActaagctatcaacatgcaagcaaGCAACAAGCAATCAAATAAACAATCAGAGAAAGCAATGCGGAAGATAGTGAGCTAAGCAAACTAATCTagcaagcaagcaataaagcaattaaacaagcaagcaagcaagcaatcaaacaatcaagcaagcaagcaataaaagcaataaagcaattaaacaagcaagcaagcaataacaacaactacaataaacttgaataaaagaaaattaaattaatcttttaaacaagttttagttATGGGCTCGGTATGCTTCGTCTCCTCAATTGTCCTGTGAACACCCGCGCTGCAGCCACAAAGGCACGCAACCGAAACATCACTCAagctacaccgtcgtgtagacagctGCGGCCAGGATAGCGAGCCCAGttacctccgagctcttcgtccTTAGACCCTACAACTCACGACATGGGTTACATGAACGCGGCTGTATGCTGTACGGAAAAATCATGAGGACAGCCATACCAAGTCTTACTACGctagccggaatttctcgcgACTACAGGCATTAAGACCTATAACAATTGataccttgagtttttatggtttttaagctcataaaTTTACAAGTATCCTTACCAGTTTTAAGCTCTCCGGCACTAGAACTTGTGTACGGGCATTTCACCTCGCGCACGATCTAGTCCGAGACTAACCTCTTAGCAAGTGCAACTGAACAAGaaattcaagcaagaaaatcaagtaaAAAGCAAATATGCTACACTACATGCAAGCCTAAGAAACTAGAGGAATATCTAGAGACTAAGCGCTAAGCATGCAAACAACTACCACTGACATGCAAGCCTAAGAAACTAGAGAAATATCTAGAGACTAAGCGCTAAACATGCAAACCTACTAGTATTAACATGCAAGTTAAGAAACTAGAGGTAATCTAGAGACTAAGCGCTAAATACTAACATGCAAAGCACACAAGCAATCATGCAACAACAAACACTAACATGCAAGCCTAAGAAACTAGAGGACTATCTAGAGACTAAGCGCTAAACATGCAAACCTACTAGTATTAACATGCAACTTAAGAAACTAGAGGTAATCTAGCGACTAAGCGCTAAATACTAACATGCAAAGCACACAAGCAATCATGCAACACCAACAAGCAACTTAAGAAACTAGAATGAAATCTAGAAAATAAGATCTAGACGCAACCTCACTCTAACATGCAAGGAAGCAATAAACGAGACTTAACTACCTAGAATTTaatctagaaaaaaagaaacgaatctACCCAATAATGTCTAGATTTAACACAAAAATCCTAAGCAGAAATCAACTAAAACTCCACCTATCATGTAGCATAATACATGCTTCGAGACTCACCTGGACTTGGCTGGAAGAATCGACTCTAACAGACTTCTAGTCCTAGCTAGCGACGCGGAAAGACCTAGGCTGACGCGGCTAACTACTcgcagaagaagaaagcttctaAAGAGAGAACTCGCTCACTCTAACTCTCTAACTTCTCCCTAACTCTCTAACTCTCTAATTTTCGTCTAAGGGTGGGATGAAAACCAAATGGCTCCTAAGGCTCTCTATTTATAGTGGAAAGGTGTGAGTTTGGGCGGTTTCAACGGCCAATGCATGGCGAGCAAGTCTCTAGCTTCTCCTCCACTCTTTTGGCGAAAACTTGGTGAGCAAGTTTTCTCGAAAACTTGGTGAACAAGCTTCTTGAAAACTTGGTGAGCAAGTGTTCTTCTCTTTGCCACAAAAATATTTGGTGGAAACACACAATACTTGGCTAGAGAATGTCCTCTTCTCTCCTTTGTCTCACATCCTCCTTTGCATGAATTCTCATTGGTTACTTTTTAAGAAAAGTAATGATTTTGTCTCCAACTTTCTTGCATGAAATTTCATTGGCCATCAAGGGGAGATGAATCTCTCTCTTCACGCACTCCACACGGACGTTTAAAATTTCCGGGTCGCGGTTCTGCGTCGAAGTCAACGGTACGGTGTACGGGTCAACGGTCCGGTCAACGGATGATGTACGGTCAACAGTCGGATCATGGTACCGTCACGGATGGACTTGTGGTACATGGTATAGTCCATGGTACGCGGTATGCAGTAAATGGTATGTGGTACGTGGTACGGTACCATCGACCATCTCTCTATCCGTCAATATTCTCTCGGACATTTCTTCGGTGATTCTGCTACCTTCATTCCTTGCCTTCCTTTCAAGTCCTTTCCAGGTCCTTTGGccagggtttttttttattttgaatttgaccccgtggtgagggtcattacattctcccccccccTCATTAGAATTTGTCCTCGAATTCTAAGGTCTTCTCCTCCTTTTCTTTGCGATGTCGATTCTTCTTGTCTTTTGCGTTTTCATTCTGCTACCACCGTGATCACCATTACATTAATACCTCCGTTGTAATGTTTCTGGAAGCTTAAACTTCCTCTCCTTCCTTGGTCTTTACGAGTCTTCTTTACTTGTTACCAGTCTTCTTTACTTGTTACCAGTCTTCGTTACTCCTTACACCATTATTGATCCTTTACCATCTCCCGGATCTTTGATCTACTTTTCCATATACTTGGTCTTCTCGCGCCATTTTATAGCACTCTTGGAAAGCTTCATCACCTCCAGCAACTGCTTGGTTCTccatattttctaatttcatcGGGTACTAAAGTTGCTTCCTTGATGTACCGCGACTTGTCTACTCCATCAACTCCTCGTCTCgatccttctctttcttcagcttgttcTTGACACCTTTTCTTGGTCATATAACTTGGTTCTCTTCGGCTTCTTGGTACGTTCACCATGCGATTTTGCATACTCTGATTTATTGGCTCCATACTCCATATAACTTTACTTCTCCGGCTCCTTTAGCTTCTACGCCcttgatttataaattttctccTCCGGTCTACTTGGTCTCCATGTCTTGATCCGATAAAATGTCTTCTCCGGTTCCTTTAGTTTTTACGCCTTGGTCCGATAAAATATCTTCTTTGGTCTAATTGACTTCATCCTCTAATATTGTAACCTCCATGTCCTCGATCGATTTTATCATTGGACTTGATCAAATGATCTTGGTTCTTGCCAAcgacttcttcctcttcttcgtttGTCTCCAACTCCAAACTCCTTGGTTGTCCTCCACACTTTGTCGCATTATTTGTTCATTTACCAAGTTTGGTTCTATAGAACCTCACTGGTTTTGTCATAGAGCATAAGATTTGCTACACTTTCTTCGCCATCCATTATCTTCTTGCATCCTCTTGTTCATGCTTAGTTGGTTTTCTCCTTGATTTCTTTCACCattcattttctcttcttcttcttcgcgcTTCAACTTGGCCACTTCTCTCGAACACGAACTTGCTTTCAGCAACCACTCCAACTTGCTCGACCAAACTTAACACTCACAGGTTCCAGTATACGGCTAGGAAAAGGTTTAACGTAGAATACTAAGGTTTCCCTACACGGCCTAACACTAAGGGTTCTTTAAAACACCTAGCTAGAAGGCTTCCTACACACAACACCTAGAACTTGGACTAGCACTACTAAATGCTACAACAAGCCTAGACATGCAACAAACccaacaagcaaacaaacacacaaacacgcAATCACACAAAGAGGGAGTTAGCGCCCATACTTACCTTCCCGGCGACCACACGGTTCTGAAGGTCTAAGGGTTAACTACCTAAGGGGAAGGATACACAAGATCCTTTCTAACTTGCTGCTTCACTGGTTGCTCTCCTTCGGGACTGGTCGGTGGGGGATCTCTTGCTTCTTGTACTGCTCCTACAGCGTCGATCAGTGGGCAGGCTGCCATGAAATGACCACTCTTGCCACACTTGAAACATATGATGTGAGATGGAACTGGCAGATGACTCTTTCCTGTCTTCTTACACTCTCGGAAATAATGGCCTCGCTCTCCACATGGGTGACATACAACTTTTCCTTTCTTTGAGTTTCCACTACGCCCTCCTTGGGGTGATAGTCTCCTCTTTTGACTTGTGTCATCACTTGGCCTAATCTTTGCTTTGTTCTTCGCACGGTTTTTGTCGCATAgctttcttctccctttttaATATTTCCTCCACGTTCACAGCTCTTTCAACCAATTCATCGGTTCGCTGGTCAGTTACAGACCTTAGTCTATTCCGGATGTCTGCTAGTAGTGCTTGCATAAGGCGACGAACCATAACCACTTCATCTTCTCGTCCTTGGTACACATACCTTCGGAGTTGAGTAAAATTTGACTCCAATTCTCGAATGCTCTTCTCGCCTTGTTCCAAGTTCATGAACTCGGTCTCCAATCTATCTCTAGCCTCCGATGGAAAATACTTCGCTTCAAACTCCCTTCGAAAATCTGTCCATGTTGGATTCCTATGTCCGTAGTGTTTCTTCACGCTGGTCCACCAATCTCTTGCATCGTTCTTCAAGTAGTTCTCGGCAGCATCTTTCTTGTAGTCTTCTGGGCATTGAGTTGCAtcaaaattcttctccaaattttGCAGCCATTGTTCTGCTTTGATCGTGCTTGATCCTCCTCTAAAGGACTTAGTTCCCAAAATTTTCATGACTGCTATGATCTCTAGGAAGCTTGAGGACTATGATGCACTTGGGCATGACATTTGTTGTTGCCGCATAAGTGCTAGTATCTCTTGAAATATGCTTAGTACAGGTTCACTTGCTCCACTCTCTGGACATCTTGGCTCTTCGTGCGCGCTCATTTGTCTTGGCTCCTCATGTACTCTCGTTCGTCTTGGCTTCTCGGgtactctcttttttcttggCGGCATACGCCTTGGCTCatatggtttatgatttgtaaacTGCGCTCTAAATGGTGTTTGCCGGAAACTTGACGGCTGTCGAATGGAATTATCATATAGCGGATAAGACCTATCTCCTTCATCGAAAACACCAAACATTCTTCCTCTCCGGTATCTTGATCTTGCTCCAGGACTTGACCGGCATAAATATTCTTGCGACTCACTTCTTTTTGAACTCGACCTCTCTGTCGTTTGATCGCCagtcttctttgattttgtctttctctcGACATCATGTGGATCACCTTCCAACGATTCTTGCCAGTGTTCTCCATCATCACACGGATCATTCTCCAATGGTTCTTGCCTTTCATCTTTGGCATCATATTGATTACCCTCCAACGGTTCTGGCCTTTCTCCTTCATCCTCCAATTGTTCCTCCTCCAATGGGTCTCGCCACTCTTCTCCATCAGCTCTTGAATCACCCCACGACCATCCCTTTTCACTTCCCTGATCTGACATCTGCACCAGCATCCAAGGGTAAGTCCTAATCCCATCTACCTAAAATGCACAAGACGTACCGGTTTCCTAAAATTGCCTTTGCGactcatttactcgataaaacatttgaaaatgTGTGTTCCATgagcatcataaccatgctctgataccaccgttgtaacgcccccgaaccgtcctatgaccacgCAGGCCAACGGACAGCCACGAAACGCTACGATGGGAACTGCGCCGAGGTGGTCCAGCCGAGGGACGggagctgcagacttcccgaacggtcctccctagcacaattccGCCCGCGaccgagactacttaggctttgcaaccctcgcggcctggtgcgttgtgttggcccggacaaggctagTACCATTTGAAAACCACACAACTTAAAGAAAATAACTTTCATActttattaattcataaaatGAGTTCATAAAACATTCATACGAAAATGGCACCAGGCCTAAGGCCAACATACGATTAActtaaattattacaaaaatagcTTGCAAAGGCAATACAACTCTACACCGGCTGGCCTAACGTCCTGAGCTCCCCCTAAGGCTTTTccccactaaggttacctgcaaaacaaaatatggagtcttgagtgctaaTCACTCAGTGAGTTCGGGAACCTAATAAGAACCAaaacccaaccccaaccccagcaagcaacacacaacatgcaagactaagctatcaacatgcaaaACTAAGctaagctatcaacatgcaagcaagcaaacaaacaagccTAAGCTACAACATGCAAGActaagctatcaacatgcaagcaagcaacaagcaatcaaacaaacaatcagAGAAAGCAATGCGGAAGATAGTGAGCTAAGCAAACTAATCTAGCAAGCAGTCaaacaatcaagcaagcaagcaataaaagcaataaagcaattaaacaagcaagcaagcaagcaatcaaacaagcaatcaaacaatcaagcaagcaagcaataaaaccaataaagcaattaaacaagcaagcaagcaataacaacaactacaataagcttgaataaaagaaaattaaattaatcttttaaacaagttttagttATGGGCCCGGTATGCTTCGTCTCCTCAATCGTCTTGTGAACACCCGCGCTGCAGCCACAAAGGCACGCAACCGGAACATCACTCAagctacaccgtcgtgtagacagctacggccagggtagcgagcccagttacctccgagctcttcgtccTTAGACCCTACAACTCACGACATGGGTTACATGAACGCGGCTGTATGCTGTACGGAAAAATCAT
Coding sequences within:
- the LOC104744053 gene encoding uncharacterized protein LOC104744053; amino-acid sequence: MKILGTKSFRGGSSTIKAEQWLQNLEKNFDATQCPEDYKKDAAENYLKNDARDWWTSVKKHYGHRNPTWTDFRREFEAKYFPSEARDRLETEFMNLEQGEKSIRELESNFTQLRRYVYQGREDEVVMVRRLMQALLADIRNRLRSVTDQRTDELVERAVNVEEILKREKKAMRQKPCEEQSKD